A portion of the Nitratidesulfovibrio termitidis HI1 genome contains these proteins:
- a CDS encoding polyphenol oxidase family protein: MAVTTPSLAFPPLSRSGSAATPPIIPDDVTPQCIRFAFPGVPGVRCAFQTRRGGISDGPWAGGNISYEVGDDSAAVAANRAALAASLDLPEWVEARQVHGDAMLMDPEPVQLAAALAATPVTQADGLATARPGVGLVIKTADCQPILLAHESGRYVAALHAGWRGNRIGSPQSGVRAFCERYGFPPQEVLAVRGPSLGPAAAEFVNFATEWGQDFARWFRTASRTMDLWTLTRHQLAEAGLLPERIYGLDLCTHTLADDFFSYRRAATTGRQASIIWMEG, from the coding sequence ATGGCTGTAACCACCCCGTCGCTGGCCTTTCCGCCGCTTTCCCGTTCCGGCTCCGCCGCCACCCCCCCCATCATCCCGGATGACGTCACCCCGCAGTGCATCCGTTTCGCCTTTCCCGGCGTGCCGGGGGTGCGTTGCGCCTTCCAGACCCGGCGCGGCGGCATCTCCGACGGCCCTTGGGCCGGGGGCAACATTTCCTACGAGGTGGGCGACGACTCCGCCGCCGTAGCCGCCAACCGCGCCGCGCTGGCCGCCAGTCTGGACCTGCCCGAATGGGTGGAGGCCAGGCAGGTGCATGGCGATGCCATGCTCATGGATCCGGAACCGGTGCAACTGGCCGCCGCGCTGGCCGCAACCCCGGTGACCCAGGCCGACGGCCTTGCCACCGCGCGCCCCGGCGTGGGGCTGGTGATCAAGACGGCGGACTGCCAGCCCATTCTGCTGGCGCATGAAAGCGGCAGGTACGTGGCCGCGCTGCACGCCGGATGGCGGGGCAACCGCATCGGCTCCCCGCAGTCGGGCGTACGCGCCTTTTGCGAACGCTACGGCTTTCCCCCGCAAGAGGTGCTGGCCGTGCGCGGCCCCAGCCTTGGCCCGGCGGCGGCGGAATTCGTCAACTTCGCCACGGAATGGGGGCAGGACTTCGCCCGCTGGTTCCGCACGGCCAGCCGCACCATGGACCTGTGGACGCTGACCCGCCACCAGCTTGCCGAGGCGGGCCTGCTGCCGGAGCGCATCTACGGGCTGGACCTGTGCACACACACCCTGGCCGACGACTTCTTCTCC
- a CDS encoding 5-formyltetrahydrofolate cyclo-ligase: MTHSNPPDPEARQALRRAMLARRAALPPEEAARLGHAAQEALLASPAWQAARQVLLYVAVRNETATARLLDAAWADGKQVLLPRCVTSAPASPASSTTGPASSTTGPASSATGPASSATGATTPAANCDNEMCLAPCACAADLKPGRYGIAEPDPARCPAIDMDAAPGSASSFAPDLAVIPGVAFDLQGNRLGHGAGYYDRFLAHPAMARTALVGLAYAFQIVPALPVAPWDRPVHALCTEEGLTWL; this comes from the coding sequence ATGACGCACTCCAACCCGCCAGACCCCGAAGCCCGGCAGGCCTTACGCCGCGCCATGCTGGCCCGTCGCGCCGCGCTGCCCCCCGAAGAGGCCGCCCGACTGGGCCATGCCGCGCAGGAAGCCCTGCTGGCATCGCCCGCGTGGCAGGCCGCCCGGCAGGTACTGCTGTACGTGGCCGTGCGCAACGAGACCGCCACCGCCCGCCTGCTGGATGCCGCCTGGGCGGACGGCAAGCAGGTGCTGCTGCCGCGCTGCGTGACGTCTGCGCCCGCGTCCCCCGCATCCTCCACAACCGGCCCCGCATCCTCCACAACCGGCCCCGCATCCTCCGCAACTGGCCCCGCATCCTCCGCAACTGGCGCCACCACCCCCGCCGCCAACTGCGACAACGAAATGTGCCTGGCCCCCTGCGCCTGCGCGGCGGACCTCAAGCCCGGCCGCTACGGCATCGCGGAACCGGACCCCGCCCGCTGCCCGGCCATCGACATGGATGCCGCGCCCGGTTCCGCGTCCTCCTTCGCGCCCGACCTTGCCGTCATCCCCGGCGTGGCCTTTGACCTACAGGGCAACCGCCTTGGCCACGGCGCAGGCTACTACGACCGCTTCCTGGCCCACCCGGCCATGGCCCGCACCGCGCTGGTGGGGCTGGCCTATGCCTTTCAGATCGTACCGGCGCTGCCCGTGGCCCCATGGGACCGCCCCGTCCACGCACTGTGCACCGAGGAGGGACTGACATGGCTGTAA
- a CDS encoding metallophosphoesterase family protein encodes MQSAPYWIAFGDIHDDVSPIADIPGLSGAAGVIITGDITVVGGVRQAERVLTAIAAHNPAIHAQIGNMDKAEVTDWLDGRGWNIHRAARELAPGVGLLGAGYSTPTPFGTPSEVPEARLAEWLDALRAEAGRWPRLVFAVHTPPEDSLCDRLGNGAHVGSPAVRAFIEVVQPDVCLCGHIHESRAVDHIGRTVVVNPGALGAGGYAVVTAPEDGPLTADLKVLRG; translated from the coding sequence ATGCAAAGCGCACCCTACTGGATAGCATTCGGCGACATCCACGACGACGTTTCGCCCATCGCCGATATTCCCGGCCTGTCCGGGGCGGCGGGCGTGATCATTACTGGCGACATCACCGTGGTGGGCGGCGTGCGCCAGGCCGAGCGCGTGCTGACGGCCATTGCCGCGCACAACCCGGCCATCCACGCCCAGATCGGCAACATGGACAAGGCCGAGGTGACCGACTGGCTGGACGGGCGCGGCTGGAACATCCACCGTGCCGCGCGCGAACTGGCCCCCGGCGTGGGCCTGCTGGGCGCGGGCTATTCCACGCCCACCCCCTTCGGCACGCCCAGCGAGGTGCCGGAAGCGCGGCTGGCAGAATGGCTGGACGCACTGCGGGCAGAGGCGGGCCGCTGGCCCCGGTTGGTGTTTGCCGTGCATACCCCTCCTGAAGACAGTCTGTGCGACAGGCTGGGTAACGGCGCGCACGTGGGCAGCCCGGCGGTGCGGGCGTTCATCGAGGTTGTGCAGCCGGACGTGTGCCTGTGCGGGCATATCCACGAATCGCGGGCGGTGGACCACATCGGGCGCACCGTGGTGGTGAACCCCGGCGCGCTGGGCGCGGGCGGATACGCCGTGGTGACCGCCCCGGAGGATGGCCCGCTGACGGCGGATCTGAAGGTGCTGCGGGGGTAG
- a CDS encoding helix-turn-helix domain-containing protein, giving the protein MSIGGVERTEASDTQWVSEKTAAQLTGLSVHTLRGHRLRRKGLPYTKVGRAVRYSTIDIASFMQAHRIDFS; this is encoded by the coding sequence ATGAGCATTGGTGGCGTTGAACGCACAGAGGCCTCGGACACCCAGTGGGTATCGGAAAAAACCGCAGCACAATTGACAGGCTTGAGCGTCCACACGCTGCGTGGGCATCGCCTGCGAAGAAAGGGACTCCCCTACACGAAGGTCGGTCGAGCGGTTCGCTACTCGACAATAGACATTGCCAGCTTCATGCAGGCGCACAGAATCGACTTTTCGTAG
- a CDS encoding transposase gives MKRRVWDSKSKARIVLEGLQGRSVASICSEYQITQGMYYRWRDTLLANAALAFEVGATNRREERLATENQKLKQAVGELTLELKKNDW, from the coding sequence ATGAAACGCCGAGTCTGGGACAGCAAAAGCAAGGCCCGCATTGTGCTTGAGGGATTGCAGGGTCGCTCTGTGGCAAGCATTTGCAGTGAGTATCAAATCACTCAGGGTATGTATTACCGCTGGCGCGACACGTTGTTGGCCAATGCCGCCCTGGCTTTTGAGGTGGGCGCCACTAACCGACGAGAAGAACGCCTTGCGACAGAGAACCAAAAACTCAAGCAAGCCGTTGGCGAACTGACGCTGGAGTTAAAAAAAAACGACTGGTAA
- a CDS encoding IS3 family transposase: MVSGKRRSGQAQLQRDAELLPLIESLKMEHPFWGYRRVWATLRYKNGLIINVKRVARLMRLHGLGVKRAALRAKRTPSGSKPRPVRPCQWWGIDMTKVMTEGGWVYIVLVVDWFSKKIVGHHADYRSRSHEWLQALDTAIQTHFPGGVRGHGLSLMSDNGCQPTGTAFMRDCATLGITQAFTSYNNPKGNADTERTMRTIKEELFWLHEWRSLEHLDRALSDWIENFNTTYLHSALGWKTPQGVHQQANKTWRNSPLKAA, encoded by the coding sequence CTGGTAAGCGGCAAGCGCCGATCCGGCCAGGCCCAGCTTCAGCGCGATGCCGAACTCTTGCCGTTGATCGAGTCCCTGAAAATGGAACATCCCTTTTGGGGCTATCGCCGCGTATGGGCCACCCTTCGGTATAAAAACGGCCTGATCATCAACGTCAAACGAGTGGCACGCCTGATGCGTCTGCATGGCCTTGGGGTGAAGCGCGCAGCCTTGCGGGCAAAGCGCACCCCTTCCGGAAGCAAGCCGCGCCCCGTCCGCCCGTGTCAGTGGTGGGGCATCGACATGACCAAGGTCATGACGGAAGGCGGCTGGGTGTATATCGTGCTGGTGGTGGACTGGTTTTCCAAGAAGATCGTGGGCCACCATGCCGACTACCGGAGCCGGAGCCATGAGTGGCTGCAAGCTCTGGATACGGCTATCCAGACGCACTTTCCCGGAGGCGTCCGGGGGCACGGCCTGAGCCTGATGAGCGACAACGGCTGCCAACCGACAGGAACGGCTTTTATGCGCGACTGCGCGACTCTCGGCATCACGCAGGCGTTTACCAGCTACAACAATCCCAAAGGGAACGCGGATACCGAGCGGACAATGCGTACGATCAAGGAAGAGCTCTTCTGGCTGCACGAATGGCGTAGCCTGGAACACCTCGACCGCGCCCTCTCTGACTGGATAGAAAACTTCAACACCACATACCTGCATTCGGCGCTTGGCTGGAAGACTCCGCAAGGCGTCCATCAGCAGGCAAACAAAACCTGGCGGAATTCTCCCTTAAAGGCCGCTTGA
- a CDS encoding AAA family ATPase, whose amino-acid sequence MLAEIDGSNLPSALTSDSNAEVFSSLVEWEFARLAADRRERLLMALGIEVDRHLWLRRGGNPKSNKGDESIISLASSSLNRGPLEAAQVVGGLLGLKPEYCFHTFPAGSNTHPPLPTRTSIIEEYIPKQLNVRGRSCQLEDVDYLHDFSGFKEQAVCRYTNGNEDFFVLASRVERDGEPALRIGAAPASAWLYSRTKMARYRKAPVLLCLDMRVAMHFREKAREGRLLERAGIIASGCFGGATAFDALHYKDLAGHPVVIIPDSTREGLKGAEDWAKRCVREGAASVSVYPWPIIAPGVPAIDASCPPESWEKELWGRAVYLDRIELASKFAQDVCHLSIPAADYGRWMASVSLVSVPAEESNVRDFSMEFTRLDNIVDEGRGDVRALTLGVLITHRYTTLIWAPTNVGKSFVAIQLSLALATGGTAFGLPAMSPRRVCYLDGEAGEGDFKARCEQLLQENSDDRENVGQNLRVLSLPGSNILEEACSQKIIEQLRNVKADVLVIDNLLALAPSAAKSNADGLFKFVREVQRAGVAVVIVHHSGKDGTNFKGPSDLASLSQNVIRLEGRDQLASQEGRSAEVDEACRAGGLVVRLFVEKCKALPQLEQTACTYHLPVGGGWRHIEGFLADVGQSPMSEGLSSEPRAVEPPVVPTRDVDMDSLSPDEEKVFSALKEKKSSRSELETRTGLKADKLGGILRNLSDREIIIREGRGKSTYYRGA is encoded by the coding sequence GTGCTGGCCGAGATTGACGGCTCGAATCTGCCGTCGGCCCTCACGTCGGATTCAAATGCGGAAGTATTCAGTTCGCTGGTCGAGTGGGAATTTGCAAGGCTCGCCGCTGACCGTCGCGAGCGCCTGCTTATGGCGCTTGGCATTGAAGTTGACAGGCATTTGTGGCTTCGCCGAGGCGGGAATCCCAAGAGTAACAAGGGGGATGAGAGCATCATTTCCCTGGCGTCTTCAAGCCTGAATAGAGGCCCACTCGAAGCGGCTCAGGTCGTGGGAGGGCTGCTCGGCTTGAAGCCGGAATACTGCTTCCATACGTTTCCGGCTGGGAGCAATACCCATCCCCCCCTGCCAACGCGCACCAGCATCATTGAGGAGTATATCCCGAAGCAACTCAACGTTCGAGGGCGCTCCTGCCAACTCGAAGATGTGGACTATCTGCATGACTTCAGCGGGTTCAAGGAGCAGGCTGTCTGCCGCTATACCAACGGCAATGAAGATTTTTTTGTGCTCGCGAGCCGAGTCGAGAGAGACGGCGAACCTGCACTGCGTATCGGCGCGGCTCCGGCCTCTGCCTGGCTGTATTCACGCACGAAGATGGCGAGATATCGGAAGGCTCCCGTGCTGCTCTGCCTTGATATGCGGGTGGCCATGCACTTCCGGGAGAAGGCACGGGAGGGTAGGCTGCTTGAGCGGGCAGGCATCATTGCCTCTGGATGCTTTGGGGGGGCAACCGCATTTGACGCCCTGCACTACAAAGACCTGGCCGGGCATCCTGTCGTGATTATCCCCGACTCCACTCGCGAGGGGTTGAAGGGGGCTGAAGATTGGGCGAAACGTTGCGTAAGGGAAGGCGCCGCGAGCGTGAGCGTCTACCCGTGGCCCATCATTGCCCCCGGTGTGCCGGCCATTGATGCCTCTTGTCCCCCTGAATCGTGGGAAAAGGAGCTGTGGGGGAGGGCGGTGTACCTTGACCGCATTGAATTGGCCTCAAAGTTTGCTCAGGACGTGTGCCATCTGTCTATTCCGGCTGCGGACTATGGGCGGTGGATGGCGTCCGTGAGCCTTGTGTCCGTGCCTGCGGAGGAGAGCAATGTTCGCGACTTCTCCATGGAGTTCACCAGACTTGACAACATTGTTGATGAGGGGCGCGGCGATGTGCGCGCCTTGACCCTGGGTGTCCTGATCACGCACCGATACACAACGCTGATTTGGGCACCCACTAATGTGGGCAAGAGTTTTGTCGCTATTCAGTTGTCACTTGCCTTGGCAACTGGGGGCACAGCTTTCGGGCTCCCCGCGATGTCTCCCCGCCGAGTTTGCTACCTGGATGGCGAGGCCGGAGAAGGTGACTTCAAGGCCCGTTGCGAGCAACTCCTTCAAGAGAATTCGGATGACCGAGAGAATGTGGGGCAGAATTTGCGCGTGTTGTCCCTGCCAGGCTCGAACATACTGGAAGAGGCATGCTCGCAAAAAATCATCGAACAACTCCGTAACGTGAAGGCTGATGTGCTTGTCATCGACAACCTGCTGGCGTTGGCTCCGAGCGCGGCAAAGAGCAATGCCGATGGACTGTTCAAGTTCGTCCGTGAAGTGCAGCGAGCAGGTGTTGCTGTCGTCATTGTTCATCACTCCGGCAAGGATGGAACAAACTTCAAAGGCCCATCCGATCTCGCCAGTTTGTCCCAGAACGTCATTAGACTGGAGGGGCGCGACCAGTTGGCAAGCCAGGAAGGTCGAAGTGCTGAGGTGGACGAGGCTTGCCGAGCCGGTGGCCTTGTTGTCCGACTGTTCGTCGAGAAATGCAAAGCTTTGCCTCAGCTTGAACAGACAGCCTGCACCTACCACCTTCCGGTAGGTGGTGGATGGCGTCATATCGAGGGCTTCCTCGCAGACGTCGGGCAATCGCCTATGTCTGAAGGGTTGAGCAGCGAGCCGAGGGCCGTAGAGCCCCCCGTTGTTCCCACCCGGGATGTCGACATGGACTCCCTGTCGCCAGACGAGGAAAAGGTGTTCAGTGCGCTGAAAGAGAAGAAGAGCTCCAGGTCTGAATTGGAAACACGGACCGGCCTCAAGGCGGACAAGCTTGGTGGCATACTCCGAAATCTTTCGGACCGAGAGATCATCATAAGGGAAGGGCGCGGCAAGTCCACCTACTACCGTGGTGCGTAG
- a CDS encoding cobaltochelatase CobT-related protein, with amino-acid sequence MLDTRAVMRSLPLVASVLGRKYGVTVTIGGTEAYTDGRAIHLPALPVDVPDTFLALARGYIDHEAAHLRDTDFTALKAGNLTPFELHVWNIIEDWRVENRLVTAFPGCRGNFDWLISHFFGGKVAGTRIDPAVLFLNWLLLTVRAWDVPAIGKRRDTIAGRLNKLCPGLLTRMTCAVEAVRTSCASTAEAIAHARAIVAELGKATQTPPPASGTNPDASQAGGDPDGAPGNGNQPTASPWGRIRNLLHAQEDDLPQEFGAILGEALKREAPASDGLPVNVATVTHKVSWDLHSDDIAEAKRASTALRTRLHGLLQAATVSRTHGARSGRLDPRRLHRLATDDARVFMRKGTRVGINTAVHLLLDCSGSMTPSIRLASTACHAVASALETVGINVAITAFPASHDPASTEQKTVGRLVRHGQKVHPRLKVAAVGTTPLAESLWWVMQEMLPLREARKLILLLTDGDPDAPTCALEAIRHAERLGFEVYAIGIGAVNILQHLPGRHRTINTMAELAPAMFGLLQGALVGRRAT; translated from the coding sequence ATGCTGGATACACGCGCCGTGATGCGCTCGCTGCCGCTGGTGGCGAGCGTACTCGGCAGGAAATACGGCGTCACCGTGACCATCGGGGGCACGGAGGCCTACACGGACGGCAGGGCGATCCACCTTCCCGCACTGCCAGTGGACGTGCCCGATACCTTCCTCGCACTGGCCCGTGGGTACATCGACCATGAGGCCGCCCACCTGCGGGATACCGACTTCACGGCGCTGAAGGCCGGGAACCTTACTCCCTTTGAGCTCCATGTCTGGAACATCATCGAGGACTGGAGGGTGGAGAACCGGCTGGTCACGGCGTTCCCCGGCTGCCGGGGGAACTTCGACTGGCTCATCAGCCATTTCTTCGGCGGCAAGGTGGCTGGCACCAGAATCGATCCTGCGGTTCTGTTCCTGAACTGGCTGCTGCTTACGGTTCGGGCGTGGGACGTGCCCGCCATCGGGAAGCGGCGCGACACCATCGCGGGCCGTCTCAACAAACTCTGTCCTGGGTTGCTTACCCGCATGACCTGCGCTGTCGAAGCGGTACGCACCTCGTGCGCATCAACAGCCGAGGCCATTGCCCATGCGCGGGCCATCGTCGCGGAACTGGGCAAGGCCACGCAAACGCCCCCACCCGCGTCAGGTACGAATCCGGACGCCAGTCAGGCCGGGGGCGACCCGGATGGTGCGCCTGGCAATGGCAACCAGCCCACGGCATCACCATGGGGACGGATACGAAACCTGTTGCACGCCCAGGAGGACGACCTTCCGCAGGAATTCGGCGCAATCCTTGGCGAGGCCCTGAAGCGTGAGGCACCCGCCAGCGACGGATTGCCCGTGAACGTGGCCACCGTCACCCACAAGGTAAGCTGGGACCTGCACTCCGACGACATCGCCGAGGCCAAACGGGCATCAACAGCCCTGCGGACGCGCCTGCATGGCCTGTTGCAGGCTGCGACCGTCAGCCGGACCCACGGGGCACGGAGTGGGAGGCTCGACCCGCGCAGGCTCCACCGGCTCGCGACGGATGACGCTCGCGTCTTCATGCGCAAGGGAACGCGCGTCGGCATCAACACCGCCGTGCATCTGCTTCTCGACTGCTCCGGGTCCATGACCCCGAGCATCAGGCTGGCCAGCACGGCCTGCCATGCCGTGGCTTCGGCCCTTGAGACCGTTGGCATCAACGTGGCCATCACCGCCTTTCCGGCCAGCCATGACCCGGCATCAACGGAACAGAAAACCGTGGGGCGTTTGGTGCGGCACGGCCAGAAGGTACATCCGAGACTGAAGGTGGCAGCCGTGGGGACCACCCCACTGGCCGAGTCCCTGTGGTGGGTGATGCAGGAAATGCTGCCTCTGCGTGAGGCTCGCAAGCTCATCCTGCTGCTGACCGATGGCGACCCCGATGCACCGACATGCGCCCTGGAAGCCATCCGGCACGCCGAACGGCTCGGCTTCGAGGTCTACGCCATCGGCATCGGTGCTGTGAACATCCTGCAGCACCTGCCGGGACGGCACCGGACGATCAACACCATGGCCGAACTTGCCCCGGCAATGTTCGGCCTGTTGCAGGGCGCGCTGGTCGGAAGGCGCGCGACATGA
- a CDS encoding DUF3150 domain-containing protein, translating into MNDTILNCLMAINLDVNIWTARRKLTPADFGGADLPPEELASLGSKRICDPEELKIFGTLKARAVNLLDRHGVRFLGGWGVPEEKAPVLVEELDRIRAEFLAARDTFLTRYDDAVRDWIARHGEWERIIADSTVSADYVRSRMGFRWQVYRIVPPAQSDVEPVAQGLAEEVRGLGRTLFDEVAKAATEAWHKCYAGRSEVTHKALSPLRTIHQKLAGLTFVEPRVAPVADLIGTAFANLPKRGMIQGAHLLMLQGLVALLRDPSALMEHGQRIMEGHRPSDLLDALLRQDGDTGNGRIASADEPEEGEDDMPDLGDDRALDAIPREVMPDPQPVLPNCGLW; encoded by the coding sequence ATGAACGACACCATCCTGAACTGCCTCATGGCCATCAACCTCGACGTAAACATCTGGACCGCCCGGCGCAAGCTGACCCCGGCGGACTTCGGCGGCGCGGACCTGCCGCCGGAGGAGCTTGCCTCGCTCGGCAGCAAGCGCATCTGCGATCCCGAGGAACTGAAGATCTTCGGCACGCTGAAGGCGCGCGCGGTGAACCTGCTCGACCGCCACGGCGTACGCTTTCTGGGCGGTTGGGGCGTTCCGGAGGAAAAAGCCCCCGTTCTTGTGGAAGAACTCGACCGCATTCGGGCCGAATTCCTGGCCGCCAGGGATACCTTCCTCACCCGGTACGATGACGCCGTTCGGGACTGGATAGCCCGGCACGGCGAGTGGGAGCGCATCATCGCCGACTCCACCGTCAGCGCGGACTATGTGCGCAGCCGCATGGGCTTCCGCTGGCAGGTATACCGCATCGTGCCGCCAGCCCAGAGCGATGTGGAGCCGGTGGCCCAGGGGCTCGCGGAAGAGGTGCGAGGGCTTGGCCGGACCCTGTTCGACGAGGTGGCCAAGGCCGCCACCGAGGCCTGGCACAAGTGCTACGCGGGCCGCAGCGAAGTGACCCACAAGGCGCTATCCCCCCTGCGGACCATCCACCAGAAACTGGCCGGACTCACCTTCGTGGAACCGAGGGTGGCCCCTGTGGCCGACCTCATCGGTACGGCCTTCGCCAATCTGCCCAAGCGGGGCATGATACAGGGGGCGCACCTGCTCATGTTGCAGGGGCTGGTGGCCCTGCTGCGCGATCCATCCGCTCTCATGGAGCATGGGCAGCGGATCATGGAGGGGCATCGCCCGTCCGATCTGCTGGATGCCTTGTTGCGGCAGGATGGGGACACGGGAAATGGACGGATAGCGTCCGCAGACGAACCCGAAGAAGGAGAAGACGACATGCCCGACCTTGGGGACGACCGTGCTTTGGACGCCATCCCCCGCGAGGTCATGCCCGACCCGCAACCCGTCTTGCCCAACTGCGGCCTGTGGTAG
- a CDS encoding AAA family ATPase yields the protein MPHTDSGLHALQPVDLDAGAVFSGTPSGRMIKGYRQPSTYTPKTDPDYIFHETTRDIVVWLMTASDPLYVFGPTGSGKSSAIRQLAARLNYPVFEVTGHGRLEFPDLVGHLSVHQGSMEFRYGPLALAMKHGGLFLLNELDLLEPATATGLNSILDGQPLCIPENGGELVTPHPMFRFAATANTNGGSDETGLYQGTLRQNLAFLDRFWLCEMGYPEPAAEERLLERIAPQLPPPLRRTMVDYANEVRRLFMGESGTAHGASIEVTFSTRTLIRWADLTQRFQPLARQGIQPVAYALDRTLGFKATRETRTLLHEIAQRMFPTGE from the coding sequence ATGCCCCATACCGATTCGGGCCTGCACGCGTTGCAGCCCGTCGATCTCGACGCCGGCGCCGTGTTCAGCGGCACTCCGTCGGGCCGCATGATCAAGGGCTACCGCCAGCCATCGACATACACCCCCAAGACCGATCCCGACTACATCTTCCACGAAACCACGCGAGACATCGTGGTTTGGCTGATGACCGCATCCGATCCGCTCTACGTGTTCGGTCCCACCGGCAGCGGAAAGTCCAGCGCCATCCGACAACTGGCCGCCCGGCTCAACTACCCGGTCTTCGAGGTCACCGGGCACGGCAGGCTGGAGTTCCCCGACCTCGTGGGCCACCTTTCCGTGCATCAGGGGTCTATGGAGTTTCGGTACGGCCCCCTGGCTCTGGCCATGAAGCATGGCGGGCTCTTCCTGCTCAACGAACTGGACCTACTGGAACCCGCCACAGCCACGGGGCTCAACAGCATCCTCGACGGCCAGCCCCTGTGCATCCCGGAGAATGGCGGTGAACTGGTCACGCCGCACCCCATGTTCCGGTTCGCGGCCACGGCCAACACCAACGGCGGTTCCGACGAAACGGGCCTCTACCAGGGCACCCTGCGCCAGAACCTTGCCTTCCTCGACCGGTTCTGGCTGTGCGAGATGGGCTACCCCGAACCCGCAGCGGAAGAACGATTGCTGGAGCGCATCGCGCCGCAACTCCCCCCACCCCTGCGGCGCACCATGGTCGACTACGCCAACGAGGTCCGGCGTCTCTTCATGGGCGAATCGGGCACGGCGCATGGCGCCTCCATCGAGGTGACCTTCTCCACCCGCACCCTGATCCGCTGGGCCGACCTGACCCAGCGGTTCCAGCCCCTGGCCCGGCAGGGCATCCAGCCCGTGGCCTACGCCCTCGACCGGACGCTCGGCTTCAAGGCCACACGGGAAACCCGCACACTCCTCCACGAGATCGCCCAGCGCATGTTCCCCACGGGGGAGTGA
- a CDS encoding ERF family protein: protein MDSLQYTSPEVTDLAKALITVQHTLQPAIKDRENPFAKSRYATLNSVMDSCRDALLASGIWVTQYPVPAEVGHLGLVTKLTHAESGQWQSSLLVMPLPKADPQGYGSAMTYARRYALSAMLGMVTEDDDDGEAASRDRPARQRTPRQPRPQEPAAAPAQQPSQSPTTPQPKPAETAHPALASLPRLDGVNYSTATAQDGRLCTLASGNTSARKQLLSAAGFKWNAERKVWWRYAETA, encoded by the coding sequence ATGGACAGCCTTCAGTACACCTCCCCTGAGGTCACCGACCTCGCCAAGGCCCTCATTACCGTTCAGCACACCCTGCAACCGGCCATCAAGGACCGTGAGAACCCGTTCGCCAAGTCCCGTTACGCCACCCTCAACTCAGTCATGGATTCCTGCCGGGATGCGCTGCTGGCCAGCGGCATCTGGGTGACCCAGTACCCGGTCCCGGCAGAGGTCGGGCACCTCGGCTTGGTCACCAAACTCACGCATGCGGAATCCGGCCAGTGGCAGTCTTCGCTGCTGGTCATGCCCCTGCCCAAGGCCGACCCGCAGGGATACGGCAGCGCCATGACCTATGCCCGCCGGTACGCACTTTCGGCCATGCTCGGCATGGTGACGGAAGACGATGACGACGGCGAGGCAGCATCCCGCGACAGGCCCGCACGGCAGAGAACGCCTCGCCAGCCTCGGCCTCAAGAACCTGCTGCCGCACCTGCGCAGCAACCGTCCCAATCACCGACGACACCACAGCCCAAGCCCGCAGAAACAGCACATCCAGCCCTGGCGTCACTGCCACGGCTGGATGGGGTAAACTACTCGACGGCCACCGCGCAGGATGGCCGCCTTTGCACTCTGGCGTCGGGCAACACGTCTGCCCGCAAGCAACTGCTCTCTGCTGCCGGGTTCAAATGGAACGCCGAGCGCAAGGTCTGGTGGCGGTACGCCGAGACCGCCTGA